In the Halococcus agarilyticus genome, CATGAATCCACTACTACTGCCACCACCGCCGGCCGTCGTCTCGGCACCATCACCACCGCCAGCCGTCGTCTCGGCACCATCACTACCGCCAGACGTCGTCTCGGCACCATCACCACCACCGCCACCGCCACCACCGTTACCGTCACCGGTACAACCCGCGAACATCATTACTCCCAACATACCTGCCGACCCATGCAGGAACTTTCGTCTGTCTATCTCACCTGGTAGGGTAGCATCAAGCTCTTCGATGATACTCTCTTTGGCCTTGTCCATGCCTTTGTCTGTCATACACATCCAGATGTGATGCCGAGTATATAAATGTTGCTGTTGATTCCGGCAAGGAAGTATCAAGTTTAGGACGTCGCATCGGGAAGCGTTGCGAAGGCGGTGGGTTACGATCCGGTGGGGCAGGTAGTACTTCGAAGGGAAACCGGTGCCAGAAGCATCCTGTTCGGTATTTAAGCAGGCCGAACCACGCTTCGACGAACGGGCGAGTTACCCAGGTTTCACGCTTGAACCTCCACTCCAACAGATCTAGCGGCAAATCGTATCACGGGCCGCGGTCGGCTCACATCAGTGGACGACCGCGGCCGCGCGAGATCGTCTTCAACATTGACGAGCGTGGGCTATTCGTCTCGATGAACCTCAGGCAGAGATCGTTCGAAATAATCGAACGCGCGACTGGCAAAAATCGGTCACTAGGGGACAGATTCCGGTCTAAAATAACGACAATATCAGTGTTACATCTAGTTTTTACTTATGTTATTCCCATATATCGAACGGACCTTGAGAGAACTCGGCGGACATAGCTACCGGGAGCGTTCCACGTCCCCACCGATTCGGGAAGGGTAGACACTCAAACGAGGGATAGTTCCAGTTCGTACTCGCTTACCAGTTCGGTGAGCACCTCCGCGAGCTGCCGTTCCCGCTCGGAGCCGGCAAAGGAGTGTTTCGGGCCGGTGATGCTGAACCCACCGATGACGTCGCCGGACTGTTCGGTCGCCGCCACGCCGACCGCGTGGAGATCCTCAATGTTCTCCTCGTGGTTGACGGCATATCCCCGGTCGCGTATCTCCTCAAGTTCCGCGAACAGATCCGCTCGGTTCGTGATCGTCTGGTTCGTCTCGGCGGGCAATCCCCACCTGTCGAGGATCTGCTCAACGCGCCGTCGGGGCAGTTTCGACAGTATCGATTTCCCGACCGCCGTGCTGTGTAGGTACAGCCGGTTTCCCATGCGCTCGTGTGCCCATCCCATCTTGTTGCCCGACGCTGAGTGGATGAACACGGCTTTCCCCCCCATCTCTACAGAGAAGTTCGACCGGAATCCGACCTGTTCGAACATCTTCTCCGTGAACTCGCGTGCCAGCACGAACGCCTTTTTGCGGGTGCGGACCTCGTTGCCCAGCCGAAGCAACTCCGGCCCAAGATAGTAAATGTCGCCCCGCTTTATTACGAACTCCGTCGACTTCAGCGTCGCTAGGTGGCCGTGAATCGTGCTCTTCGGGGCCTCCATCAACTCCGCGATCTCGGTGACCCGTCCGCCGTCGATTTCTTCAAGCAGTTCGAGTATCTCGATCGACATCGCGGTCGTGTTTAGGGTTTTTGACTCATTGTCGTCTACCATACTCCGCAGAGCCGGCCTTTGCTAATAACGTTCACGATAATCGAACGATTTTTGAGGGTCCGACCGTCGATCGATGAGTGTTCGTTCTCAGAAATCCCTTTTACAAAGTATCCAAGACCCGAGGAAAGGTGATAGCGAATCTGCCCGACGCTGCGGTGACCATGGAAGTCACAGTCACGTTCCCTTCGTACTCCGCACCGAACCACCAATTATGTTCGAGAAAACATATCGAGGATACGTGGTTCTTGATACGAAATCGGTGACCTCACTCCGCTACTTCGATCCATCCGCCGCGGTCGTCAGATTCGTAGGCCGCGTCGAGAACGCGAAGCAACTGGACCGCGTCGTCGACGGTCGCCGGCACATCCCCAGTCTCGTAGCCATCGAAGAAGGATTTGAAATAGTCCCGAACGTAGTCGCCCCAGGC is a window encoding:
- a CDS encoding IclR family transcriptional regulator, which translates into the protein MVDDNESKTLNTTAMSIEILELLEEIDGGRVTEIAELMEAPKSTIHGHLATLKSTEFVIKRGDIYYLGPELLRLGNEVRTRKKAFVLAREFTEKMFEQVGFRSNFSVEMGGKAVFIHSASGNKMGWAHERMGNRLYLHSTAVGKSILSKLPRRRVEQILDRWGLPAETNQTITNRADLFAELEEIRDRGYAVNHEENIEDLHAVGVAATEQSGDVIGGFSITGPKHSFAGSERERQLAEVLTELVSEYELELSLV